A window of the Marinilabiliales bacterium genome harbors these coding sequences:
- a CDS encoding efflux RND transporter periplasmic adaptor subunit has translation MEFKSKLKGFMTVAAVILTAYGCSSSPGDEAGTATEAGDRTEAVRVLELGYSEIARSINYTANLRAFTEVHLAPAQPGRVDRIHVEAGDRIGRGQLLVEMDRTQLQQARLQLAGIEKDYRRMDTLRKVGSVTRQQYDQVKTQYEMAESNVAFLMENTTLTAPFDGRVSAKYFENGEMFSGAPNTPAGKAAIITLVHTSRLKVMINVSERYYRHISEGISVEITTDVWPGEVFMGTVKTVYPTIDPATRTFTVEMVVPNSDERLRPGMFARATMELEQIEAFVVPALAVLKLQGSNERFVFIEENGRARRVAVGLGERFDDMVEIISDELSEGDRLIFAGQARLVDGVAVEVQW, from the coding sequence ATGGAATTCAAAAGTAAATTAAAAGGCTTCATGACCGTTGCCGCAGTTATATTGACAGCTTACGGCTGCTCCTCTTCACCGGGCGATGAAGCGGGTACTGCCACTGAGGCAGGAGACCGTACTGAAGCTGTCAGGGTTCTTGAACTCGGCTACAGTGAGATAGCCCGGAGCATAAATTATACGGCTAACCTGCGTGCATTCACTGAGGTACACCTTGCCCCGGCCCAGCCCGGCAGGGTTGACAGAATTCATGTGGAGGCAGGCGACAGGATAGGGCGTGGACAACTGCTGGTGGAGATGGACCGTACACAGCTTCAGCAGGCCAGGTTACAGCTTGCAGGCATAGAGAAGGATTACCGGCGGATGGATACACTCAGGAAGGTAGGGAGCGTAACCAGGCAGCAGTATGACCAGGTGAAGACGCAATATGAAATGGCAGAATCGAACGTTGCGTTTTTGATGGAAAACACAACGCTTACGGCTCCGTTCGACGGAAGGGTGTCGGCAAAATATTTTGAGAACGGCGAGATGTTCTCCGGTGCACCCAACACCCCTGCCGGCAAGGCTGCGATCATCACCCTGGTCCATACTTCAAGGCTGAAGGTGATGATCAATGTTTCGGAAAGGTATTATCGACATATTTCAGAAGGGATATCTGTTGAAATAACCACCGACGTATGGCCGGGTGAGGTATTTATGGGGACGGTAAAGACTGTATATCCGACAATTGATCCGGCTACCCGTACCTTCACCGTTGAGATGGTTGTTCCCAACAGCGATGAACGGCTGAGGCCCGGGATGTTTGCACGTGCCACCATGGAACTTGAGCAGATTGAAGCCTTTGTTGTGCCGGCACTTGCAGTGCTCAAGCTGCAGGGATCCAATGAGCGGTTCGTTTTTATTGAAGAGAACGGCAGAGCAAGACGCGTTGCAGTCGGACTGGGAGAGAGGTTTGACGATATGGTCGAGATCATATCCGATGAGCTAAGTGAAGGCGACAGGCTGATTTTTGCGGGACAGGCAAGGCTGGTTGACGGTGTTGCTGTCGAAGTGCAGTGGTAA
- a CDS encoding UDP-N-acetylglucosamine 2-epimerase (non-hydrolyzing): MRIISIVGARPQFIKLAALSARLSDKHEEIIVHTGQHYDYEMSEKIFSDLGIRNPDYHLAIGSGTHATQTGEMMKAIEEVIIKRDPGLVVIFGDTNTTLAGAMAASKINVPLVHVEAGLRSYNRNMPEEINRIVADHVSDYLFAPTGTAEAILKGEGLSDKTYLTGDIMVDTLSKSLPVALEKSKITRELEVEGREFNLLTLHRNYNVDNPEILVNILDQLDLLGELIIFPVHPRTRKMIVQTDLSWKNISLVEPLGYLDFIAAQHYSMRIITDSGGIQKEAFILGRPCITLRTETEWVETVDTGWNLLVDPRGSHIADVITSFRVPESQENVFGEDVSSKMAAIIDSI, encoded by the coding sequence ATGCGAATTATTTCCATAGTCGGGGCAAGGCCCCAGTTTATAAAGCTTGCAGCTTTATCGGCCAGGCTTTCTGACAAGCATGAGGAGATCATTGTCCATACCGGGCAGCATTATGATTATGAAATGTCTGAAAAGATATTCTCAGACCTTGGGATCAGGAACCCTGATTACCACCTGGCGATCGGGTCGGGTACTCATGCCACGCAGACGGGTGAGATGATGAAGGCGATCGAGGAGGTTATTATTAAACGGGATCCCGGACTTGTTGTGATCTTTGGCGATACCAACACCACACTTGCCGGAGCAATGGCAGCCTCCAAGATCAATGTTCCCCTGGTGCATGTGGAGGCCGGACTTAGAAGTTATAACCGGAACATGCCCGAAGAGATCAACAGGATTGTTGCCGACCATGTGTCCGATTACCTGTTTGCGCCTACAGGGACTGCCGAGGCAATTCTAAAAGGGGAGGGGCTATCTGATAAAACTTATCTTACAGGTGACATAATGGTAGATACCCTTTCCAAATCACTGCCCGTGGCACTTGAAAAATCGAAGATTACCCGTGAGCTGGAGGTGGAAGGCCGCGAATTCAACCTGCTTACGCTGCATCGCAACTATAATGTTGATAATCCCGAAATACTGGTAAATATACTCGATCAGCTTGACCTGCTGGGTGAGCTGATCATCTTTCCGGTGCACCCCCGCACCAGGAAAATGATCGTGCAGACGGATCTTTCATGGAAGAACATATCTCTTGTTGAACCCCTGGGATATCTTGATTTTATTGCCGCACAGCATTACAGCATGCGGATCATAACCGATTCGGGCGGGATTCAGAAGGAGGCTTTCATACTGGGCCGGCCCTGCATAACGTTGCGCACCGAGACCGAATGGGTCGAGACGGTCGATACCGGCTGGAACCTCCTGGTTGATCCCAGGGGCAGTCATATTGCTGATGTAATTACGTCATTCAGGGTCCCTGAATCACAGGAGAATGTTTTTGGCGAAGATGTCAGTTCCAAAATGGCAGCAATCATTGATTCAATCTGA
- a CDS encoding TetR/AcrR family transcriptional regulator translates to MHVKERIVEKAAEMFIKSGIKAITMDDISSDAGVSKRTIYEIFKDKDDLLRSCLSHLDAVFSKDKLQARSEAKNTIDLVFRFIKLGVAAIKTINPLFTSDLKKYHYRIWKETYRKYGDEHQAHIRGILEKGIEEGLFRGSIDVEIVGKLLNEQLRIISDEDVFPSIRFSREAVYENVVINFFRGIATKKGLDMIEKYLEDEADQFVTVG, encoded by the coding sequence ATGCATGTAAAGGAACGTATTGTTGAAAAGGCTGCTGAGATGTTCATAAAATCGGGCATTAAGGCGATAACGATGGATGATATATCGAGCGATGCCGGGGTTTCAAAACGTACCATTTATGAAATATTCAAAGACAAGGATGACCTTCTCAGGAGCTGCCTGAGCCACCTTGATGCGGTTTTCAGTAAGGACAAACTGCAGGCCCGGTCCGAAGCAAAAAACACTATTGATCTTGTATTCAGGTTTATCAAGCTTGGGGTAGCGGCTATCAAGACCATCAATCCGCTGTTTACCTCAGACCTGAAAAAATATCATTACCGGATATGGAAGGAGACCTACCGTAAATACGGTGATGAGCACCAGGCCCATATCAGGGGTATACTTGAGAAAGGAATTGAGGAGGGCCTGTTCAGGGGAAGTATTGACGTTGAGATTGTCGGAAAGCTGCTTAATGAGCAGCTGAGGATTATATCGGATGAGGATGTATTCCCTTCGATCCGCTTTTCGCGGGAGGCGGTGTATGAAAATGTGGTGATAAATTTTTTCAGAGGCATAGCTACAAAAAAGGGGCTGGACATGATTGAGAAGTATCTGGAGGATGAGGCTGATCAATTTGTTACTGTTGGATAA
- a CDS encoding TolC family protein, translating into MSMLKWLKECFMMFLLLLVFDGGLVFAQEPLRLGLEDARQYAIEHNRNLINAGLAIDEAGERLRETIAQGLPRIDATVDYNNFFGSTASLGAFPGMEIEFNPTSNLQLSVGQLIFSGSYIVGIRTARLFREVTEVTKQRTGLEIRAQVTQAYYLALISEQSAGIIEANLDNVRDILEKTRAMVDAGVAEEVDYDQLSVQVTMLENALRASGRQVELSHNMLRLQLGLDADVPVELTDGLSSIVERSDFNGSLLSQFNINENVDYQLMELQTSIAGQQVDLERAAYLPTIMGFYNYTEKLLKPEFDITPNHVIGFNVSIPIFSSGARQSRVNQARINLEMAENQKALLSEQLLIQEKQLRYNLNNAKEQYESQKSNVEVSRRVYHNISNRYEQGMASSLDLTTANNNYLQAENSYISALMQLLEAHVAMDRLLNEI; encoded by the coding sequence ATGAGTATGTTGAAGTGGTTGAAAGAATGTTTTATGATGTTTCTGCTGCTGCTTGTTTTTGATGGCGGACTTGTTTTTGCGCAGGAGCCTTTGAGACTGGGACTTGAGGATGCCCGGCAATATGCAATCGAGCACAACCGGAACCTTATCAATGCCGGACTGGCAATTGATGAGGCAGGAGAGAGACTCCGGGAAACTATTGCACAGGGTCTGCCAAGGATTGATGCTACAGTGGATTACAACAACTTTTTCGGGTCCACAGCTTCGCTCGGAGCCTTTCCCGGGATGGAGATAGAGTTCAATCCGACCAGTAACCTGCAGCTTTCGGTCGGGCAGCTCATTTTCAGCGGAAGCTATATTGTGGGTATCAGGACTGCAAGGTTGTTCAGGGAGGTTACTGAGGTAACTAAACAGAGGACCGGACTTGAGATACGCGCCCAGGTGACCCAGGCATATTATCTTGCTCTGATCTCGGAGCAATCGGCCGGCATCATAGAGGCAAATCTTGACAATGTAAGAGATATCCTTGAAAAGACACGTGCAATGGTTGATGCTGGTGTGGCTGAGGAGGTCGACTACGATCAGCTGTCGGTGCAGGTCACCATGCTTGAAAATGCCCTCAGGGCATCGGGAAGGCAGGTTGAGCTGTCACACAACATGCTCAGGTTGCAGTTGGGACTGGATGCAGATGTGCCGGTCGAGCTGACCGATGGCCTTTCATCTATAGTTGAAAGGTCAGATTTCAACGGAAGCCTGCTAAGCCAGTTCAATATAAACGAGAATGTCGATTACCAGCTGATGGAGCTGCAGACCAGCATCGCCGGACAGCAGGTGGACCTGGAACGGGCGGCTTACCTGCCCACCATCATGGGGTTCTATAACTATACCGAAAAGCTGCTTAAGCCGGAGTTTGATATCACACCTAACCATGTTATCGGCTTTAATGTCAGCATTCCGATCTTCTCGAGCGGTGCCCGCCAGTCCCGCGTCAACCAGGCCCGGATAAACCTTGAGATGGCCGAGAATCAGAAGGCGCTGCTTTCAGAACAGCTCCTGATCCAGGAAAAGCAGTTGCGCTACAACCTGAATAACGCGAAAGAGCAGTATGAGAGTCAGAAGTCCAATGTAGAAGTGTCTCGCAGGGTCTACCATAATATCAGTAACAGGTATGAGCAGGGAATGGCATCAAGCCTCGACCTGACCACGGCAAACAATAATTACCTGCAGGCAGAGAACAGCTATATTTCTGCCCTCATGCAGCTTCTTGAGGCTCATGTGGCGATGGACAGGCTGCTTAATGAGATATGA